In one Nitrospirota bacterium genomic region, the following are encoded:
- the dsrA gene encoding dissimilatory-type sulfite reductase subunit alpha, translated as MEKKYETPLLDELEKGPWPSFVKEIKKAAVKSEMAADELGQLEKSYRTKRGYWKHGGIVGVLGYGGGVIGRYSSLPGEFPKVAHFHTVRVNQPSGWFYTTKALREICDVWDKYGSGLTNFHGSTGDIILLGTRTENLEAVFAELSSRGWDLGGSGSAMRTPSCCVGPARCEWANIDTLDITYSLTQGFQDELHRPAFPYKFKIKTAGCAVDCVASIARADVSIIGTWKGDIKIDQGEVKKYAKNGMDINAEIVDMCPTECISYDGKELKINNEDCNRCMHCIAKMTKALKPGDEKGATILLGSKAPIVVGSMMSWVIVPFMKLEPPYTELKDLIRKMLEWWDENGKPRERIGELIERIGMRSFLEYVGLPPVPQMVKEPRRDPFYFWAESDLK; from the coding sequence ATGGAGAAAAAATACGAAACGCCATTGCTTGACGAACTGGAGAAAGGTCCGTGGCCAAGCTTTGTTAAGGAAATAAAAAAGGCTGCGGTGAAAAGTGAAATGGCTGCAGATGAATTGGGTCAGCTTGAGAAGTCTTACAGAACCAAACGTGGTTATTGGAAACATGGTGGTATTGTAGGGGTTCTTGGTTATGGAGGTGGAGTTATAGGTAGATACTCTTCTTTACCTGGGGAGTTTCCTAAGGTGGCTCATTTCCATACTGTAAGAGTAAACCAGCCCAGTGGTTGGTTCTATACAACAAAGGCATTAAGAGAGATATGCGATGTCTGGGATAAATATGGAAGTGGACTTACAAACTTTCATGGTTCAACAGGAGATATTATCCTTTTAGGCACAAGGACAGAAAACTTGGAGGCTGTTTTTGCTGAGCTTTCATCACGCGGATGGGACCTTGGTGGTTCTGGCTCTGCTATGAGGACACCGAGCTGTTGTGTTGGACCTGCCAGATGTGAATGGGCAAATATAGATACCCTCGATATTACTTATAGTCTTACACAGGGATTTCAGGATGAGCTTCACAGACCAGCATTCCCATATAAGTTCAAGATAAAGACAGCGGGCTGTGCTGTTGACTGTGTCGCCTCTATTGCACGTGCGGATGTATCCATTATAGGGACATGGAAAGGTGATATTAAGATAGATCAGGGTGAGGTTAAAAAATATGCAAAGAATGGGATGGACATCAATGCAGAGATTGTAGATATGTGTCCGACTGAGTGTATAAGTTATGATGGGAAAGAACTAAAGATAAATAACGAGGACTGTAACAGATGCATGCATTGTATAGCAAAGATGACAAAGGCTCTTAAACCTGGTGATGAAAAAGGTGCAACCATTCTTCTCGGAAGTAAGGCTCCGATTGTTGTGGGCTCCATGATGTCTTGGGTCATTGTCCCATTTATGAAACTTGAGCCTCCTTATACCGAGCTTAAGGATCTTATCCGGAAAATGTTAGAGTGGTGGGATGAAAACGGTAAACCCAGGGAAAGGATTGGTGAATTGATTGAACGCATTGGTATGAGGTCATTCCTCGAGTATGTGGGGCTACCGCCGGTTCCACAGATGGTAAAAGAACCGAGGAGAGATCCATTTTACTTCTGGGCTGAATCTGATTTAAAATAA
- a CDS encoding DsrE family protein, producing MGELKNKIMFIIQRPPYKSECPKLGLTHSLASGVTGIHIDEDVVPTVAFVGDGILNCVKEQKSMDSYGITSNETHVKNMLLTDTKVLVCKEDLEILGIKEDRLIDASDMGAEVTINVVPFNEILKEMETNDHLMFF from the coding sequence ATGGGAGAGTTGAAGAATAAAATAATGTTCATAATTCAAAGACCACCCTACAAGAGTGAATGTCCAAAACTTGGATTAACCCATTCACTTGCAAGTGGAGTAACCGGGATACATATAGATGAAGATGTTGTGCCTACAGTAGCATTTGTCGGTGATGGGATACTTAATTGTGTTAAAGAACAAAAATCAATGGATTCTTATGGTATAACAAGTAACGAGACTCATGTAAAAAATATGCTTCTGACCGACACGAAGGTCCTGGTATGTAAGGAAGACCTTGAGATATTAGGGATAAAAGAGGACAGATTGATAGATGCGAGTGATATGGGTGCAGAGGTCACAATCAATGTGGTTCCTTTTAATGAGATACTGAAAGAGATGGAAACAAACGACCATCTGATGTTTTTTTAA
- a CDS encoding DsrE family protein has translation MGVLTIGVFSSLVGSMDLDFAVRLAQAAINKGHTVNFWLSSNATTIAKDKQKEFKDYNYLDKTLRALIEKGLAVVSCEACNQARGIHKEDMIAGINRASMDWYLAKAAQSDRVIHIGVE, from the coding sequence ATGGGAGTTTTAACTATTGGCGTTTTCTCTTCCCTCGTTGGTTCAATGGATCTTGACTTCGCTGTCAGGCTTGCCCAGGCAGCCATAAATAAAGGTCATACAGTAAATTTCTGGCTCTCAAGCAATGCCACGACCATTGCAAAAGATAAGCAGAAGGAATTTAAGGACTATAACTACCTCGACAAAACCCTTAGGGCCCTTATCGAGAAAGGGCTTGCAGTGGTCTCCTGTGAAGCATGTAATCAGGCACGGGGGATACACAAAGAAGACATGATAGCAGGAATTAACCGTGCCAGTATGGACTGGTATTTAGCCAAGGCTGCCCAGAGTGATAGGGTCATCCATATAGGAGTTGAGTGA
- the tusB gene encoding sulfurtransferase complex subunit TusB, producing MGLGVFYNDLRGLEGFYQRLTAKELGVFLVSNGVYHAVLKENGKPSPVLEKNATFYVLKEDLQTRGFNEGEVDRRVKVITYDDLVDLIMDKYEKLAWL from the coding sequence ATGGGATTGGGAGTATTTTACAATGACCTGAGGGGACTGGAAGGATTCTACCAGCGACTGACAGCTAAAGAGTTGGGTGTTTTCCTCGTGAGTAATGGCGTTTATCATGCTGTCCTCAAAGAAAATGGGAAACCTTCTCCTGTCCTGGAGAAGAATGCAACCTTTTACGTCCTTAAGGAGGATCTCCAGACAAGAGGATTCAATGAAGGTGAAGTAGATAGAAGGGTGAAGGTAATTACATACGATGATCTGGTAGATCTAATTATGGATAAATATGAAAAACTTGCATGGCTTTAG
- a CDS encoding peptidylprolyl isomerase translates to MKYLQSHVRMTVFSLTIILLILTIAISGCDKLKGEKGARGAVVAEVNGTKITVEEFKKQFEQIPDFAKPLLSTPEGKRRFLEELVNKELIYKEAMKQGLDKDKDYIARVEDFKKAALLDIVLQREIEAKVSIKDEDVKKYYDTHPDEFKANGKVRASHILVGTEAEAKKIKERLRKGEDFAKLAVKFSQDRETAKRGGDIGLFGRGQMIPEFEQAAFNLKVGEVSDIIKTQYGYHLIKLTDKKAGKPLEFSIVSDALRQKLSRAKQKEAFETWLADLKKNAKITVNEDVFKSLTNEKKEPMEKKQLPEKKQEGVNNKKEK, encoded by the coding sequence ATGAAATATCTACAAAGCCATGTAAGGATGACTGTATTCAGCTTGACAATAATTCTTTTAATTTTAACCATCGCCATTTCTGGTTGTGATAAACTGAAGGGTGAGAAGGGCGCAAGGGGAGCGGTTGTTGCTGAGGTCAACGGGACAAAGATAACAGTGGAGGAATTCAAAAAACAGTTTGAGCAGATCCCTGATTTTGCTAAACCATTGTTATCCACACCAGAGGGTAAAAGACGTTTTCTTGAGGAACTGGTAAATAAAGAGTTGATTTACAAAGAGGCGATGAAGCAGGGTCTGGACAAAGACAAAGATTATATAGCAAGGGTCGAAGATTTCAAAAAGGCTGCGTTGCTCGACATTGTGCTTCAGAGGGAGATAGAGGCAAAGGTCTCAATAAAGGATGAAGATGTTAAAAAGTATTATGATACTCACCCGGATGAATTCAAGGCAAACGGTAAGGTAAGGGCAAGTCACATACTGGTCGGCACAGAGGCTGAAGCTAAAAAGATCAAGGAAAGACTACGAAAAGGAGAAGATTTTGCTAAGCTTGCAGTCAAATTCTCACAGGACAGAGAAACTGCTAAAAGGGGAGGAGATATTGGGTTATTCGGTCGTGGTCAGATGATACCAGAATTTGAGCAAGCTGCATTTAATTTAAAGGTAGGTGAGGTTAGTGATATTATAAAGACACAGTACGGCTACCATCTGATAAAGCTGACAGACAAAAAGGCAGGGAAACCTTTAGAATTTTCTATAGTTTCCGATGCCCTCAGGCAGAAGCTATCAAGGGCAAAGCAGAAAGAGGCTTTTGAAACATGGTTAGCCGATCTTAAGAAAAATGCAAAGATAACCGTAAATGAAGATGTCTTTAAGTCGCTTACAAATGAAAAGAAAGAACCCATGGAGAAAAAACAACTTCCTGAAAAGAAACAAGAAGGTGTAAATAACAAAAAAGAGAAGTAA
- the mfd gene encoding transcription-repair coupling factor, protein MKPISGIVFSPAINLLNKGEKRITISGLWSSTKAYFLAHLEAPLLIIADSIEKTEKLAQDFVFFKKMLFNDTQKTAFLLSTDSSKVAILYRLAKGEHLALFAASEVLESCFPSKDMILKQTITVAVSDNISRDEIGLRLIELGYRSVPLVTETGEFSIRGNIIDVFPPYHEYPCRIELFGDNVESIRDFDVSDQRSKGFVDRCVIPPLDLESGTVTTSRNDSTIFDYISSDTLVVFDELSDFISHLTPYTSHFTVISIELLGTSHEEGIHIHFNTESIESQGLRGTPKNFCDFFGESRVPSRISVFCEKIKEWLRHYRVIVVCHTEKQITRIRDIFMEYGIFCELMHGRLSGGFIFADAGIVIVTENDIFGEKIRKAIPRRVKTSSFLSTIEDLKGGDYVVHVDHGIGRYMGLKRLRVGGACPYESDFMLIEYAGSDRLYVPLEGVDRVQKYIGSEGTAPKLDRLGVASWERTKARIKKEMAEIAGELLELYACREVLDGYAFSEDNYLHKEFDASFIYEETPDQITVIEETKKDMESQKPMDRLVCGDVGYGKTEVAARAAFKAVYDGKQVAVIVPTTLLSEQHYNTFRERFSQFPVKIESLSRLKTKKQQSEMISALRHGMIDIIIGTHRILQKDVVFKNLGLVIIDEEHRFGVTHKEMLKNLRKNIDVLTLTATPIPRTLNMALSGVRDMSIIDTPPPDRKAVETVIARFSPAVIREAILKEVQRGGQVFFVHNRIHNIKRIEDYLKGIVPEVRMAVVHGRMNERKLEDVMLVFLRKEIDLLISTAIIESGLDIPSVNTIIVNRADKFGLAELYQLRGRVGRSKEKGYAYLLIPGEKIITEEARKRLKAIEELSELGAGFRLALRDLEIRGAGNILGREQSGYIDALGFDLYLQLLEKTILELRGEKVAPEVETIIDLKVSAFIPEEYIPDAGQRLIFYKRIASAQDIEDLIHIKEELNDRYGRIPAEVSSLLEAMDIKILAKRLMVCRIEYNKDKVRLSFDKDTEVPSDKIFLLWEKLEKRLKFSSEYTIEIETGIEDPEVICGWDWLYREIKNYLQELL, encoded by the coding sequence ACAAAAAACAGCCTTCTTGCTATCAACAGATTCCTCAAAGGTAGCCATCCTATACAGATTGGCTAAAGGAGAACACCTTGCATTATTTGCTGCCTCAGAGGTGCTGGAATCTTGCTTTCCTTCGAAGGATATGATTCTCAAGCAAACAATTACGGTGGCAGTATCTGATAACATAAGCAGAGATGAAATAGGACTGAGGCTTATAGAGCTCGGTTACAGGAGCGTTCCTCTTGTAACCGAGACAGGTGAATTCAGTATCAGAGGTAATATAATAGATGTGTTTCCCCCATACCACGAATATCCCTGCAGGATTGAACTCTTCGGAGATAATGTAGAATCCATCAGGGATTTTGATGTTAGTGACCAGAGGTCGAAAGGATTTGTTGATAGGTGTGTAATACCACCTTTAGATTTAGAATCAGGCACTGTGACCACCTCTCGCAATGATTCAACTATATTTGATTATATCAGCAGCGATACACTTGTAGTCTTTGATGAACTTTCTGATTTTATTTCACATCTTACACCTTATACTTCACATTTTACCGTTATTTCTATTGAACTTCTTGGAACTTCGCATGAGGAAGGGATACATATTCATTTTAACACTGAATCTATAGAAAGTCAGGGACTAAGGGGTACCCCAAAAAATTTTTGCGATTTTTTTGGGGAGAGTAGGGTGCCGTCACGAATTTCTGTCTTCTGCGAAAAAATAAAGGAATGGCTCAGGCATTACAGAGTAATAGTAGTCTGCCATACAGAAAAACAGATTACAAGAATAAGAGATATCTTCATGGAGTATGGCATATTCTGCGAGTTAATGCATGGAAGACTTTCTGGAGGATTTATTTTTGCTGATGCAGGGATTGTGATAGTAACAGAGAATGATATATTTGGAGAGAAGATAAGGAAGGCGATCCCCAGAAGAGTTAAAACAAGTTCTTTTCTCTCAACCATAGAAGACCTCAAGGGAGGCGATTATGTTGTTCATGTTGATCATGGTATTGGAAGGTATATGGGGTTAAAGAGATTAAGGGTTGGTGGTGCTTGTCCTTACGAGTCTGATTTTATGCTGATAGAATATGCAGGTAGCGACAGGCTATATGTTCCCCTTGAGGGTGTTGACAGGGTACAGAAATATATAGGTTCAGAAGGCACTGCCCCGAAATTAGACAGACTTGGAGTCGCTTCGTGGGAGAGGACAAAGGCAAGGATTAAAAAGGAGATGGCAGAGATCGCAGGTGAACTACTTGAGCTTTATGCCTGTAGAGAGGTTCTCGATGGTTATGCATTCTCCGAGGATAACTACCTTCATAAAGAGTTCGATGCATCATTCATCTATGAAGAGACCCCAGATCAGATAACCGTTATAGAAGAGACAAAAAAGGATATGGAGAGCCAGAAGCCTATGGATAGGCTTGTATGCGGAGATGTGGGCTACGGGAAGACAGAGGTTGCTGCCCGAGCAGCATTCAAGGCTGTGTACGATGGAAAACAGGTAGCAGTCATTGTTCCAACAACCCTTCTATCAGAACAGCATTATAATACATTCAGGGAAAGATTTTCACAGTTTCCTGTAAAAATAGAATCATTAAGCAGGCTTAAAACAAAGAAACAACAGTCAGAGATGATCTCTGCTTTAAGACATGGTATGATTGATATAATTATTGGAACACACAGAATTCTTCAGAAGGATGTTGTTTTTAAGAATCTTGGACTTGTTATCATAGACGAAGAACATAGATTCGGGGTCACGCACAAAGAAATGCTAAAAAATCTTAGAAAGAATATAGATGTCCTTACACTCACCGCTACACCTATCCCGAGGACACTCAATATGGCACTTTCAGGTGTTAGAGACATGAGCATAATAGACACCCCGCCACCAGACAGAAAGGCGGTAGAGACAGTTATAGCGAGATTCAGCCCTGCTGTTATCAGGGAGGCGATTCTCAAGGAAGTGCAGAGGGGTGGACAGGTCTTCTTTGTGCACAACAGGATTCATAACATCAAGAGGATAGAGGATTACTTAAAAGGTATCGTGCCGGAGGTAAGAATGGCTGTAGTACATGGAAGGATGAATGAACGGAAACTCGAGGATGTTATGCTGGTCTTTCTAAGAAAAGAGATAGACCTTCTGATATCCACAGCAATAATAGAGTCAGGGCTTGATATACCATCAGTAAATACAATCATAGTTAACAGAGCAGATAAATTTGGACTTGCTGAACTCTACCAACTTCGCGGGCGGGTCGGAAGGTCAAAAGAAAAGGGTTATGCCTACTTACTGATACCGGGTGAGAAGATTATAACAGAGGAAGCGAGAAAAAGACTGAAGGCTATCGAAGAACTCTCAGAGCTTGGTGCGGGGTTCAGGCTTGCATTGAGAGACCTTGAAATACGAGGGGCTGGTAATATCCTTGGCAGGGAACAGTCAGGCTATATAGATGCACTCGGTTTTGACCTTTACTTACAGTTACTTGAAAAGACAATTCTGGAACTAAGAGGTGAAAAGGTAGCCCCTGAGGTAGAAACAATTATCGATCTTAAAGTATCTGCTTTTATCCCTGAAGAATATATCCCTGATGCAGGTCAGCGACTTATTTTTTATAAAAGGATTGCATCAGCACAGGATATAGAGGATCTAATTCATATCAAGGAAGAACTAAATGACCGATACGGGAGAATACCTGCAGAGGTATCATCACTCCTTGAGGCCATGGATATAAAGATACTGGCGAAGAGGCTTATGGTCTGCAGAATAGAATACAACAAAGATAAGGTACGGCTGAGTTTTGATAAAGACACAGAAGTTCCTTCCGATAAGATATTTCTGTTATGGGAGAAATTAGAAAAGAGACTGAAATTTAGCTCCGAATATACGATTGAGATAGAAACAGGAATCGAAGATCCCGAAGTAATCTGTGGTTGGGATTGGCTCTATAGAGAGATTAAAAATTACTTGCAAGAACTTCTTTAA